CCCAGAACTTGATCGCCTCACCGTCCTTAATTGCTGGCGAAAAACGAAGAAGATATAGGCCTTCTACGGCCGCGCGGGTGAGCATAGGGTGTGGACTCTTTAGCATAACATGCTTTATCGGCCTCCCTTCTTCGTCTACCAATACTTTCAAGATAACCCTGCCTTCAATTTTTTTCTTTTTAGCCTCGCTCGGGTACTCAATCTCATCCTTTACCTCATCTATATTCAGCACTTTAGGCTGCTGGTCTACTTTCCGAAAAGCGTTGGGGTCTGGCAGATCGGTTTCGGCTGCACCAGTGCTACCCACTGGCTGCTGGGCCTGGGCCACCCCCAAGGAGAAAA
The DNA window shown above is from Bacteroidota bacterium and carries:
- a CDS encoding energy transducer TonB; the protein is MLLLLFSLGVAQAQQPVGSTGAAETDLPDPNAFRKVDQQPKVLNIDEVKDEIEYPSEAKKKKIEGRVILKVLVDEEGRPIKHVMLKSPHPMLTRAAVEGLYLLRFSPAIKDGEAIKFW